Genomic DNA from uncultured Methanospirillum sp.:
TCATCCACCGGTGCATCATCTGACATAGATGAGAGGAGATCAAGTGCAATCTGAAAATGTCGTCTTGCCTCGGGCTGCCTCCCCTGCGACCGCAGGGCCGTCCCGAGCATCAGGTGTGCAGGAATGTAATCTGGTTCAGCATAGAGTGCCTGTCTCAGTGACTGGATGGCTGCAGGGAGATCGCCCTGATCCTGTTGTATCGCTGCACGGAGGTGATACGCTCCGGCATAGAGAGGATCGACTGAAAGGATTCTGTCACACCATCCGAGTGCGTGGTCCGGGTCACCCTGATCCGCATAGATCTTTGCCAGCATTCCCATTGTTGATATAATCTTTGGGGATGGGGAATCTTCTTCCAGAAGTATGAGTTCAGCCTCGTTCAGTCTGCCTGCCTGGATCAATAGATCAGGGTTCACGTCTTCTGCCGTTGGGTTCCTGCTAGCGAGCGGGGTCTGCAGTTTTTGAGATCGTATTACTACAGGATTCAGGGGTTGAAGGGGGCTGCCGAGATCTTGGATTGAAGACTTCTTTTTATGTAGCGATTTTGCTCTGACAGAATCCGGGATACCCTCTCCGGGCATCTCGTCCTGATCAATTTCAATCCCGGTAACCGGAGGGGTTAGGATTGTGTGGGGAGTATCTTTCTTCTCATCCTCAGTTCCTTTTCTGAAGAGAAAGACAGAACTGCGTTTTACCTGAATGAAGTGCGGGTGCTGTGCATAACTGATCTCCTGGGGACTGACAACAAGCCATCCTCCCTCAATGAGTGCGGAGTTAAGCCGGTCAACAACCCCGGAAGCGAGTTCTGAAGAGAAGTACATTAACACATTACGGCAGAGGATCAGGTCCATCGTCATAGTACCGGTCAGGGGAGAGGGATACCGGTCATTGATGAGATTCAGCCTGCTGAACCTGACCATCCTTCTTATCTGATCTGAAACCTGGAATCTGCCATCGATGGAGGGGAGGACATACCGATCGATCGGAACCGGTGACTCTTCTCTAAAAGACCATCGCGAGTATATCCCTTTCTGTGCCGCATGGAGGGAACCGGGATTTATGTCTGACGCAAGGATTGTGACCTCCCAGTCATTGATGTCAGGGATCAGATAATTTATAAGGATAGCGAGTGAGTATGACTCTTCGCCTGTACTACACGCGGCAGACCAGATACGCAGGTATTTTCCTGATACCCGGCGTGTTCTGATAAGGTCCGGGAGAAGGTGATCCCGAAGCTGCTGAAAGAGAAATTTATCCCTGAAGAAGTAGGTCTCACCGATCGTGAGTTTTTTTATGAGTGCCTCTTCAACAGCAGAAGCCCGGGCTGGATCATTGAGTGCCTGAATACACGAGGCAGGATCGATAAGTCCGAGATCCTGGCATGCTGTAAAAAAACCTCTTTCAAGATCTGACATTCGGTCCGGTGCATACGCAAATCCGATCCTCTCGTTGACAAACCTGTACACTCTCTGAAGATCATCTGAAGGAAGTGTGTCAGGCATCAGGCTTTGTCCCCTTTTTGTCTTTTGAGTACTGTCGAGAGTGTTTCTTCTTCATCGGGAAGAAGAAACTGGTCCGGGTCGGTGATCAGAATCATTCCATCAGCGGTCTTTACCACTCCATGGACTCCGATCATCCCCGGGAGTACTGAGTCGGCGTCTATAAGATCTTCAGAAATATCCATTACTCCGATCACCTGATCCGCGATCAGAGCTGCCTTTCTCCTGGTGGTTGATGTAACAATAAGCAGGTCAATAGGATCAGGAGATCTGTCAGGAAGCAGAAACCGGGCACGGAGAGAGAAGACAGGGATGATCATCCCATGATAGTTGATGATACCTGCAACTGCCTCCGGAGCTGCAGACACCCGGGTGATCTCAACCATCCTCACCACATGATCAGCAACCGGCACTGGAATGCCAAATTGCCTACCGGCAACCATGAAGATGAGGAACTCTGTCATTTCTATCTATTGTGGTGTTTTTTTCTCCACATATAGATATATGGTACCGGTACGATGAATCGTCAGATCTCTTTACCGCAGATCACAAACTTTGCGATCAGGGACTGCATCTGTATATCACTTGATGCACCTTCCGAGAGTCTGAAGTCTGTCTCTCCCAGGTGATCGATCATCTTAACCTTCACACCCTCGGGAAGATCCCGTTTAATGAGGGCCCGGTAGAGCTGGCCGATGAGTTCCTGTGGAGAGATCCCCCTGTCATGAAGTAACTGATCCAGAACCCTGCCTGCACCCTCAAAATTACCAGACAGGCAGAGGAGAATAAGGTCCTCGATCTCATCCGGCCGTGCGGTTGCCGTAATCGCGTAGATCATGGCAGGTTCGATCGCCCTCTCCAGGATTGCTGCACCCTGCAACGCGTTGATCGCTTTGCGCATATCACCCTGGGCAACATAAAAGATCGCGTCCACAACTTCAGAACTTACTTCAAGATTCTGGTCCGCAGAGATCCGCGAGACCATCTCGGTGATCGCAGCCTTCGAGAGAGGTCGGAACCGGTAGATGGCACATCTGCTCTGTATCGGATCGATTATTTTTGAGGAGTAGTTACAGGAGAGTATGAACCTGCAGGTCTGGGCGTAGGTCTCCATCGTTCTGCGCAGGGCAGACTGGGCATCATTGGTCAGGGCGTCAGCTTCGTCGAGGAAGAGGATCTTAAAGGAAGAATTGCCGAAGGGAGAGGTTCGTGCAAACTGCTTGATCTGGGTACGCACCACATCGATACCACGCTCATCTGATGCATTGAGCTCCCTGAAGTTCATCTGCCAGTCATCGCCGAAGAACTCCCGTGCCAGGGCAACGGCAGCGGTTGTCTTTCCTACACCCGCAGTTCCCGTGAACAGGAGGTGTGGCATCTCGCCCTTACTGACATAGGATCTCAGCCGCTCGATGATCTCGGGCTGACCAACAATATCAGCCAGTTTTCGCGGCCGGTATTTTTCTATCCATATTGCATGAGTCTCATCCATATCTGCGATCCTTTGGTTGTACTATTCAACGTCCTTCATAATAGAATCTCGATTTTTCACAATGATATGAGGCGCCGTCTCTTCACCTTTCAGAATCCTCATACATGACTCTCTGCTCAGGTACGAGTCTCCGTCTTCAGGGTCAAGGTCCATTGCACGTTCGAAACACTGTATGGCCTCAACATGATCTCCTGCATCACGGAGAGTGTGACCCCGCATATTCCAGACCTCTGCATTTTCAGAATCTGCCTCCAGAGAGAGGGCATAGAACTCATCGGCACGTGAGAACTCGGTCAGGTCAGCCCAGGCATTCCCAAGTGCAAACAATGCCCGTGGATCCTGATGACTGAACGCTTCAGATCGCTCAAGACAGATCCGGGCCTCATCCTCTCTATCAATATCCATCAGAACCATTCCCTTTCCATAGAGATCCCAGAAGTTATCGCCTTTCAGGGAGAGGGCGGTATCATACTCTCTGATCGCTGCATCCCATTCCCCAAGAAAGAGAAGTGCATGGATCTTTCCTTCCCTGGCAGCATGGTCAGAATTGTCAAGTGCAAGTGCCTTATCGTATGCGATACAGGCAGCCCGTCCCTCCCGGTCAGATTCTAAAGCATCACCAAGCAGACGCCAACATTCAGGGTTGTCAGGTTCTATCCCGGTTGCCCGGGTCAGGCTCCGGGATGCGTCATGAAACCTGGAGCATTCGATCTCTGATCGCCCCTGAATAATCCATGCATCATACCTGTCTTCAGTGAGGGATGTTGCCTGTCGTGATGCGATCAGTGCATCATCAGAATTACCAAGGTCCAGAAGGATCCTCGCACGTGACAGCCAGAGTTCTGCATCATCAGGTCTGATTATCAAAGCAGAGGTGTACCGCTCAAGTGCTTTTTCAGGATCACCGAGGGTTTCGTATGCTTCCCCTGTAAGGCGGAGTATATGAATGTCATCAGGTCTCAACTGGTGAATCTGTTCAAGGAATCCTGCGGCATCTTCATGGAGTCCACGTTCAGCAGAGAGTCTGGCAAGACGATACAGGCATGAGACTCTTCTGGAATCACGGGTAAGT
This window encodes:
- a CDS encoding CheR family methyltransferase, encoding MPDTLPSDDLQRVYRFVNERIGFAYAPDRMSDLERGFFTACQDLGLIDPASCIQALNDPARASAVEEALIKKLTIGETYFFRDKFLFQQLRDHLLPDLIRTRRVSGKYLRIWSAACSTGEESYSLAILINYLIPDINDWEVTILASDINPGSLHAAQKGIYSRWSFREESPVPIDRYVLPSIDGRFQVSDQIRRMVRFSRLNLINDRYPSPLTGTMTMDLILCRNVLMYFSSELASGVVDRLNSALIEGGWLVVSPQEISYAQHPHFIQVKRSSVFLFRKGTEDEKKDTPHTILTPPVTGIEIDQDEMPGEGIPDSVRAKSLHKKKSSIQDLGSPLQPLNPVVIRSQKLQTPLASRNPTAEDVNPDLLIQAGRLNEAELILLEEDSPSPKIISTMGMLAKIYADQGDPDHALGWCDRILSVDPLYAGAYHLRAAIQQDQGDLPAAIQSLRQALYAEPDYIPAHLMLGTALRSQGRQPEARRHFQIALDLLSSMSDDAPVDETDGMPAARVREMVRTLLTGVTP
- a CDS encoding replication factor C small subunit, translated to MDETHAIWIEKYRPRKLADIVGQPEIIERLRSYVSKGEMPHLLFTGTAGVGKTTAAVALAREFFGDDWQMNFRELNASDERGIDVVRTQIKQFARTSPFGNSSFKILFLDEADALTNDAQSALRRTMETYAQTCRFILSCNYSSKIIDPIQSRCAIYRFRPLSKAAITEMVSRISADQNLEVSSEVVDAIFYVAQGDMRKAINALQGAAILERAIEPAMIYAITATARPDEIEDLILLCLSGNFEGAGRVLDQLLHDRGISPQELIGQLYRALIKRDLPEGVKVKMIDHLGETDFRLSEGASSDIQMQSLIAKFVICGKEI
- a CDS encoding chemotaxis protein CheW encodes the protein MTEFLIFMVAGRQFGIPVPVADHVVRMVEITRVSAAPEAVAGIINYHGMIIPVFSLRARFLLPDRSPDPIDLLIVTSTTRRKAALIADQVIGVMDISEDLIDADSVLPGMIGVHGVVKTADGMILITDPDQFLLPDEEETLSTVLKRQKGDKA